In Mycteria americana isolate JAX WOST 10 ecotype Jacksonville Zoo and Gardens chromosome 3, USCA_MyAme_1.0, whole genome shotgun sequence, a single genomic region encodes these proteins:
- the RTN4IP1 gene encoding NAD(P)H oxidoreductase RTN4IP1, mitochondrial isoform X1: MLSRGVASGRALRGAARAGVRPPVRGLRGSPRARSAMPSWVIDRYGRNDVLRFTRNMVFPTIHFPNEVIIKVHAASLNPIDLSMRSGYGATALNMKRDPLKLKSAGDEFPLTLGRDVSGVVMECGLSVSYFKPGDEVWAAIPPWKQGTLSEFVVASGNEVSFKPKRLRHTEAASLPYVGLTAWSAVNQVGGLNQSNCSGKRVLILGASGGVGTFAVQLVKAWGAHVTAVCSHDASTLMKKLGADDVIDYKSGNLEEQLKTLPLFDFILDNVGGSTEKWALDLLKKWSGATYVTLVTPFLINMDKLGVADGMLQTGVTVGSKTVKHLFKGVHYRWAFFMPSGPSLDEIAELVDSGKIQPVIDQVFSFSEVPKAFLKLEGGHARGKTVIDVISKK, translated from the exons ATGCTGTCGCGGGGGGTGGCGAgcgggcgggcgctgcgcggggcggcgcgggcgggcgtgCGGCCGCCGGTCCGCGGCCTCCGCGGCTCTCCGCGGGCGCGGTCCGCCATGCCCTCCTGGGTCATAGACCGGTACGGACGCAACGATGTGCTGCGCTTCACCAGGAACATGGTGTTCCCCACCATACACTTCCCGAACGAGGTCATCATTAAGGTTCACGCTGCAAGCCTGAACCCCATCGACCTTAGCATGAGAA GTGGTTATGGTGCAACTGCATTAAATATGAAGCGGGATCCCTTGAAACTCAAAAGCGCGGGCGATGAATTTCCACTAACACTTGGTCGAGATGTCTCTGGTGTTGTTATGGAATGCGGACTGAGTGTGTCTTATTTCAAACCTGGAGATGAG gtGTGGGCAGCAATTCCTCCGTGGAAACAGGGCACTCTGTCAGAGTTTGTGGTAGCTAGTGGAAATGAG GTGTCTTTTAAGCCAAAGCGTCTCCGTCACACAGAAGCTGCCTCCTTACCATATGTAGGTCTCACAGCGTGGTCTGCAGTTAACCAAGTTGGAGGACTAAACCAAAGTAATTGTAGCGGGAAAAG AGTATTAATATTAGGAGCTTCAGGAGGAGTTGGTACATTTGCTGTACAG CTAGTGAAGGCCTGGGGTGCTCACGTGACAGCAGTTTGTTCTCATGATGCCAGCACACTGATGAAAAAGCTTGGAGCGGATGATGTGATTGATTACAAATCTGGAAATCTGGAAGAGCAACTTAAAACTTTACCCTT ATTTGATTTCATCCTAGATAATGTTGGTGGATCCACTGAGAAGTGGGCTCTAGATCTCCTGAAGAAATGGTCAGGAGCAACATACGTTACCTTAGTGACACCTTTCTTGATCAATATGGACAAACTTGGAGTGGCTGATGGCATGTTACAAACAGGAGTCACTGTTGGTTCCAAAACTGTAAAG CATCTCTTTAAAGGAGTCCATTATCGGTGGGCATTTTTTATGCCAAGTGGCCCAAGTTTGGATGAAATAGCAGAACTAGTTGATTCTGGAAAG
- the RTN4IP1 gene encoding NAD(P)H oxidoreductase RTN4IP1, mitochondrial isoform X2 — translation MLSRGVASGRALRGAARAGVRPPVRGLRGSPRARSAMPSWVIDRYGRNDVLRFTRNMVFPTIHFPNEVIIKVHAASLNPIDLSMRSGYGATALNMKRDPLKLKSAGDEFPLTLGRDVSGVVMECGLSVSYFKPGDEVWAAIPPWKQGTLSEFVVASGNEVSFKPKRLRHTEAASLPYVGLTAWSAVNQVGGLNQSNCSGKRVLILGASGGVGTFAVQLVKAWGAHVTAVCSHDASTLMKKLGADDVIDYKSGNLEEQLKTLPLFDFILDNVGGSTEKWALDLLKKWSGATYVTLVTPFLINMDKLGVADGMLQTGVTVGSKTVKHLFKGVHYRWAFFMPSGPSLDEIAELVDSGKCFCLPGWLAGAQRC, via the exons ATGCTGTCGCGGGGGGTGGCGAgcgggcgggcgctgcgcggggcggcgcgggcgggcgtgCGGCCGCCGGTCCGCGGCCTCCGCGGCTCTCCGCGGGCGCGGTCCGCCATGCCCTCCTGGGTCATAGACCGGTACGGACGCAACGATGTGCTGCGCTTCACCAGGAACATGGTGTTCCCCACCATACACTTCCCGAACGAGGTCATCATTAAGGTTCACGCTGCAAGCCTGAACCCCATCGACCTTAGCATGAGAA GTGGTTATGGTGCAACTGCATTAAATATGAAGCGGGATCCCTTGAAACTCAAAAGCGCGGGCGATGAATTTCCACTAACACTTGGTCGAGATGTCTCTGGTGTTGTTATGGAATGCGGACTGAGTGTGTCTTATTTCAAACCTGGAGATGAG gtGTGGGCAGCAATTCCTCCGTGGAAACAGGGCACTCTGTCAGAGTTTGTGGTAGCTAGTGGAAATGAG GTGTCTTTTAAGCCAAAGCGTCTCCGTCACACAGAAGCTGCCTCCTTACCATATGTAGGTCTCACAGCGTGGTCTGCAGTTAACCAAGTTGGAGGACTAAACCAAAGTAATTGTAGCGGGAAAAG AGTATTAATATTAGGAGCTTCAGGAGGAGTTGGTACATTTGCTGTACAG CTAGTGAAGGCCTGGGGTGCTCACGTGACAGCAGTTTGTTCTCATGATGCCAGCACACTGATGAAAAAGCTTGGAGCGGATGATGTGATTGATTACAAATCTGGAAATCTGGAAGAGCAACTTAAAACTTTACCCTT ATTTGATTTCATCCTAGATAATGTTGGTGGATCCACTGAGAAGTGGGCTCTAGATCTCCTGAAGAAATGGTCAGGAGCAACATACGTTACCTTAGTGACACCTTTCTTGATCAATATGGACAAACTTGGAGTGGCTGATGGCATGTTACAAACAGGAGTCACTGTTGGTTCCAAAACTGTAAAG CATCTCTTTAAAGGAGTCCATTATCGGTGGGCATTTTTTATGCCAAGTGGCCCAAGTTTGGATGAAATAGCAGAACTAGTTGATTCTGGAAAG
- the QRSL1 gene encoding glutamyl-tRNA(Gln) amidotransferase subunit A, mitochondrial — MLRASLREVSAALKEGHVTPTELCQRCLSLIKSTKFLNAYITVAEETALKQAEESEKRYRRGQPLSVLDGIPIAVKDNFNTAGIETTCASNMLKGYISPYNATVVQKLLDQGAVLLGKTNLDEFAMGSGSTDGVFGPVRNPWSYSRQYKEKSVPKSHSEDGESNWVITGGSSGGSAAAVSSFTCFAALGSDTGGSTRNPAAHCGVVGLKPTYGLISRHGLIPLVNSMDVPGILTRCVDDAAVVLGSLAGHDPKDSTTVQDNFKPFELPNLTDVSKLSIGIPKEYHAPGLSSEILALWSKAADLFKNAGAKVIEVSLPHTRYSIVCYHVLCAAEVASNMARFDGLEYGHRSDMNKSTESMYAATRREGFNDVVRGRILSGNYFLLKQNYENYFIKAQKVRRLIANDFVKVFGSGVDILLTPTTLSDAVPYMEFIKEDNRTRSAQDDILTQAANMAGLPAINVPTGLSERGLPLGLQFIGQSFQEKQLLTVAKWFEKQVKFPVIQLEVKRHDHGAFQHQKSASFS; from the exons ATGCTGCGCGCCTCCCTCCGCGAG GTCTCGGCAGCGTTGAAGGAAGGACATGTCACTCCGACGGAGCTCTGCCAGAGGTGCCTTTCCCTCATCAAAAGCACCAAGTTTCTTAATGCGTACATTACCGTAGCGGAAGAAACTGCTTTGAAGCAGGCTGAAGAGTCagagaaaagatacagaagag GTCAGCCGCTGAGTGTTTTAGATGGAATTCCTATTGCAGTAAAAGACAACTTTAATACAGCTGGCATTGAGACAACATGTGCATCAAACATGCTAAAAG GTTATATTTCTCCTTACAATGCTACAGTAGTTCAGAAATTACTGGATCAGGGAGCTGtgcttttaggaaaaacaaacctAGATGAATTTGCAATGGG ATCTGGGAGTACGGATGGGGTATTTGGACCAGTCAGAAATCCCTGGAGTTATTCAAGACAGTACAAGGAAAAATCTGTCCCAAAATCCCATTCTGAGGACGGAGAGTCTAACTGGGTAATAACGGGAGGGAGCTCAGGAGGCAGTGCGGCTGCTGTGTCATCTTTCACATGTTTTGC AGCCTTAGGGTCAGACACAGGAGGATCTACCCGAAACCCTGCTGCTCACTGTGGTGTAGTAGGTTTAAAGCCAACATATGGACTGATCTCTCGCCATGGTCTCATTCCTCTAGTGAACTCCATGGATGTGCCAGGAATCTTAACCAGATGTGTGGATGACGCAGCAGTTGTGTTAG GTTCACTTGCTGGACATGATCCTAAAGACTCTACCACAGTTCAGGACAACTTTAAGCCATTTGAACTACCCAATTTGACTGATGTCAGCAAGCTCTCGATAGGAATTCCGAAG GAATATCATGCACCAGGGCTTTCTAGTGAAATTCTGGCGCTTTGGTCAAAGGCTGCTGACCTCTTTAAGAATGCAGGTGCTAAAGTAATCGAAGTGAGTCTACCACACACTCGTTACTCAATTGTCTGCTATCACGTGCTGTGCGCAGCAGAAGTGGCATCAAACATGGCCAGGTTTGATGGACTGGAATATG gacaCCGTTCTGACATGAACAAGTCCACAGAAAGTATGTATGCTGCAACACGACGAGAAGGCTTTAATGATGTTGTAAGAGGAAGAATTCTATCAGGAAACTATTTCTTGTTGAAACA GAACTATGAGAATTACTTTATCAAGGCACAGAAAGTCAGACGTCTCATTGCCAATGACTTTGTGAAGGTTTTTGGGAGTGGTGTTGATATTTTACTCACTCCTACCACTCTGAGTGATGCAGTACCATATATGGAATTCATCAAAGAAGACAACAGAACCCGCAGCGCACAAGATGACATCCTAACACAGGCTGCAAACATGGCTG GACTGCCAGCCATAAATGTTCCTACAGGTCTTTCGGAGAGAGGCTTGCCACTTGGGCTTCAGTTCATTGGACAGTCATTCCAGGAGAAGCAGCTTCTCACTGTAGCCAAATGGtttgaaaaacaagtaaaattcCCAGTGATCCAACTAGAAGTGAAGAGGCACGACCACGGTGCCTTTCAGCATCAGAAATCTGCTTCTTTTTCATAA